The window CCATTTAGACTGGTGTAAAAGTAGTTGGATTCCTGAGCAGCTATCGTATAAGGAAATTTGCGCTTGCGCTCTTCTTCTGGCGTCGCTCCAAATTCCCCCCAATCACGTTCTCGAAAACGGTCATCAACATGCCACATTGTGTGTTCGTCTCCAACATAATATGCAGTCTCGATAGCCCGCTGATATGTCGAAACATAAGCTCGATCGAACTTATCTGGAGTTTTGAGATTGTCTTTTAACCACTTGCCGGCAGACTTTGCCTGGCTTATACCTAAATCTGTTAACCTGTGTTGCCAATCATGGTTCGCATATACCACATCGTGGGCTTCGTGTAGCTTCCCTGATCTTTCAGCTTTATGAATCAGATTTATTTCTGATTGACCGTGGCGGATCAGGACAATGTTTAATGGCATGCTCATCGATATACTCCATTTAATATAATTTTATTATAATTTAGTGTTGACACTACACTAAGTATGATATATCATGTTAATGTAATTGTCAATGTTACACTAATTAAGGAGAATGCCATGAATAAATTATCAACGAAAGCACTAGGTATAGTCGACGCTCAACGAGGTTTTATGCCGGTAACTGAAGGTGACCGGCTGGGTCTTGCAGGTTTTGGTGAGTTACCTGTCGACGAAGGTGAACTGATTGTCCCTGCCCTAAACCGGATACTGATTAGCCGTTTTCGACCAGACTTTATATTTACTACCCAAGATTGGCATCCAGATGGCACTGCTCACATCTCTGAAGAACCTAACTATGACACCACCTGGCCAACTCATTGTATGGCAAACACCCCAGGTGCTAAGTTGCATCCACTACTCGAGTTGCCAGATGATATCGTCATTTACAAGAAAGGAATGGAGAAACTACTCCAAGGAGTCGATGACACAAGCTATTCTGGCTATAACTCGTTTACTCTACAGCGGGAGTTTGATCCGAGGGGCGGTTGGGATCTCAACTTTAGACAGCTACATGAGTCCGAGGCCTGGTTAAGATTTTTGGCAGGTGAACGCCCTGAAACTAGAACAGTGTATCTTGGTGGTCTGGCTCTAGACTATTGCGTACAGGCTACAGGAATAGACTTTAAGATCAAACTAGGTGTTGATGTCGCAATCCTAACCGATGCAACACGCCCGGTAGATAAACAAGCTGGAGAAAAAGCATTACGCGAAATGGCTGCACTCGGGATCCGTATAATTACAGTAGACCAAGCTTTAGCCGAATTAGAGGAGGCTTACCGTGCAAGCAACTAGACCAAATAGGATTAGTCAAGGACTAGACTACTATAAACCAACCATGAGCCAGCTAGCATATATAAAACATCCGGATGCCGAGGTAACTTTCGAACTTAAGAATCGCGGGGCAAACCGATTGTTGGACTACGTGCCAATTACCGATCTGGCAGCTCGACTGGCTATATACCAATCAGGCTTTACTCAAGCAGAAGTAGATTTCTTAGCTACACATGAGCGCCGCGATGGTCAACCATTATTTAGGCCGGGATTTCTGGAATACTTACTCGCGAACGACCTCCCGCCGGTTGATATCCATACTGCAGGTGACCGAGATGATCTGCAAATCACCGCTACCGGTAGTTGGCCTATGGTAACTTTTTGGGAAACAGTC of the Candidatus Nomurabacteria bacterium genome contains:
- a CDS encoding histidine phosphatase family protein, with translation MSMPLNIVLIRHGQSEINLIHKAERSGKLHEAHDVVYANHDWQHRLTDLGISQAKSAGKWLKDNLKTPDKFDRAYVSTYQRAIETAYYVGDEHTMWHVDDRFRERDWGEFGATPEEERKRKFPYTIAAQESNYFYTSLNGGESLSTVQMRVRDIIGTFHRDLAGKDVIAVCHGELMMVIRYVLERLMPEEAVEIDRQQDMKNCTIIHYSRVNPDDPKDIAKHIGWMRMIYPYDESNSPHGGKWQPIIEKRVLSGAQLKRRLQLTPPHTRKEE
- a CDS encoding isochorismatase family protein; amino-acid sequence: MNKLSTKALGIVDAQRGFMPVTEGDRLGLAGFGELPVDEGELIVPALNRILISRFRPDFIFTTQDWHPDGTAHISEEPNYDTTWPTHCMANTPGAKLHPLLELPDDIVIYKKGMEKLLQGVDDTSYSGYNSFTLQREFDPRGGWDLNFRQLHESEAWLRFLAGERPETRTVYLGGLALDYCVQATGIDFKIKLGVDVAILTDATRPVDKQAGEKALREMAALGIRIITVDQALAELEEAYRASN